From Deltaproteobacteria bacterium, one genomic window encodes:
- a CDS encoding NUDIX hydrolase: MVIASSAIILENRKLLLIERSESMRVFPLCWACPGGLVEENESAEQAVLREVKEETNLDFRPTKLFSTGMYQDRNLYRFLGEWSGQVRIQKKEISKWGWFSYEDAAHLTFAFEYREVIEKLHKYGLI; the protein is encoded by the coding sequence ATGGTCATAGCGTCATCGGCAATAATACTTGAAAATAGAAAGCTTTTGCTCATCGAACGATCTGAGTCTATGAGAGTCTTTCCTCTGTGTTGGGCTTGTCCCGGTGGGTTAGTTGAAGAAAATGAGTCAGCAGAGCAAGCCGTATTAAGGGAGGTAAAGGAAGAAACCAACCTGGATTTTAGGCCAACAAAATTATTTTCTACAGGCATGTATCAAGATAGAAACCTTTATAGATTTCTTGGTGAGTGGTCTGGACAAGTAAGGATTCAGAAGAAGGAAATATCAAAGTGGGGTTGGTTTTCTTATGAAGATGCGGCCCATTTAACATTCGCTTTTGAGTATAGAGAAGTTATTGAAAAGTTGCACAAATATGGATTGATATGA